The following proteins come from a genomic window of Pseudomonas cichorii:
- a CDS encoding hydroxymethylpyrimidine/phosphomethylpyrimidine kinase — protein sequence MNIYSSRPVVLCLSGHDPSGGAGLQADIEALLAQGCHAAAAVTALTVQDTVNVSDFRVLDREWVLAQANAVFNDSSVAAVKLGMLGSLEMVDTVAQLLIEHPDLPVVCDPVLRAGGGGQLGKDEVGYAMRERLLPLSTIATPNLPEARILAELPDGTADECAQKLLPFCENLLITGGHGDEQEVHNRLYTRCGQSHTFICQRLPGSYHGSGCTLASALAGRLAQGEGLISAVQTALDYTWRTLRDAEQLGKGQFVPRRLPLDFGS from the coding sequence ATGAATATCTATAGCTCCCGTCCCGTAGTCCTCTGCCTCAGCGGCCACGATCCCAGCGGTGGTGCTGGCTTGCAGGCCGATATCGAAGCCCTGCTCGCCCAAGGCTGCCATGCTGCTGCGGCCGTGACTGCCCTGACTGTTCAGGACACCGTCAATGTCAGCGACTTTCGCGTTCTCGACCGCGAATGGGTCCTGGCCCAGGCCAATGCGGTCTTCAATGATTCGAGCGTAGCAGCAGTCAAGCTGGGTATGCTGGGTTCGCTGGAAATGGTCGACACCGTTGCCCAATTGCTGATCGAGCACCCCGACTTGCCTGTGGTCTGTGACCCGGTTCTGCGCGCGGGCGGCGGTGGCCAACTGGGCAAGGATGAGGTCGGCTACGCAATGCGTGAGCGCCTGCTTCCACTGTCGACGATTGCCACTCCCAACCTGCCTGAAGCCCGCATCCTGGCCGAACTGCCTGACGGCACGGCCGACGAATGCGCGCAAAAACTGCTGCCATTCTGCGAGAACCTTCTGATCACCGGCGGGCATGGCGATGAGCAGGAAGTGCACAACCGACTGTACACCCGCTGTGGTCAGAGCCACACCTTTATCTGTCAGCGCCTGCCCGGCAGCTATCACGGTTCGGGCTGCACGCTGGCCAGCGCCCTGGCTGGGCGACTGGCTCAGGGAGAAGGCCTGATCAGCGCGGTGCAAACGGCACTGGATTACACCTGGCGAACGTTGCGAGACGCTGAGCAGTTGGGCAAAGGGCAATTCGTGCCTCGCCGCCTGCCGCTGGATTTTGGTTCGTAA
- the thiE gene encoding thiamine phosphate synthase — MKLRGLYAITDSTLLAGKFLTYVQAALDGGVTLLQYRDKTSDESRRLREASELLKLCEQYKTRLIINDDAELAARLGVGVHLGQTDGSLPDARALLGHKAIVGATCHGKLELAEKAKADGATYVAFGRFFNSQTKPDAPAVPFDLLDQVRAKVHLPIAVIGGITVENAPQLVAHGADLLAVVNGLFGAESPQEVTQRAKAFNDLFRE; from the coding sequence ATGAAACTACGTGGCCTGTATGCCATTACCGACAGCACATTGCTGGCCGGTAAATTCCTGACCTACGTCCAGGCCGCCCTCGACGGTGGCGTGACCCTGCTGCAGTATCGGGACAAGACCAGCGACGAATCACGTCGCCTGCGCGAAGCCAGCGAACTGCTCAAGTTGTGCGAGCAGTACAAGACCCGATTGATCATCAACGACGACGCCGAACTGGCAGCCCGCCTGGGCGTCGGGGTTCATCTTGGGCAAACCGATGGCTCGCTCCCGGATGCCAGGGCACTGCTGGGTCATAAGGCGATTGTCGGGGCCACTTGCCACGGCAAGCTTGAGCTGGCTGAAAAGGCCAAGGCAGACGGTGCCACCTATGTGGCATTCGGGCGTTTTTTCAACTCCCAGACCAAACCCGATGCGCCCGCCGTGCCTTTTGACCTGCTGGATCAGGTGCGCGCCAAAGTGCATCTGCCGATTGCCGTGATTGGCGGCATTACCGTGGAGAACGCCCCGCAACTGGTGGCCCACGGGGCGGATCTGCTGGCGGTGGTTAACGGGCTGTTCGGCGCAGAGAGTCCGCAGGAAGTGACGCAGCGAGCGAAGGCGTTCAATGATCTGTTTCGTGAGTGA
- a CDS encoding methylated-DNA--[protein]-cysteine S-methyltransferase, translated as MIHGYLLSSPLGDVALRAEDDALTGVYFVGQKYFPQLVMLPNDHAVPRVIRQAQEQLTEFFSGQRRVFEVPLRFRGTSFQEQVWCELARIPYGEVLSYGAMARKMGLSPGHSRAVGTANGKNPISIIVPCHRVIGAGGDLTGYAGGVDRKRALLALENANGMPDFELKVIGVV; from the coding sequence ATGATTCATGGTTATCTGCTTTCTAGCCCGCTGGGCGATGTTGCTTTACGAGCCGAGGACGATGCGCTGACCGGCGTGTACTTCGTCGGCCAGAAATACTTTCCGCAACTGGTCATGCTGCCCAACGATCATGCCGTCCCAAGAGTAATCCGCCAGGCCCAGGAGCAACTGACCGAGTTTTTCAGTGGTCAGCGTCGGGTCTTCGAGGTGCCGCTGCGTTTTCGGGGGACGTCCTTTCAGGAGCAGGTCTGGTGCGAATTGGCGCGGATTCCCTATGGCGAAGTGCTGTCCTACGGCGCCATGGCCCGAAAAATGGGCTTGAGCCCCGGGCATTCACGTGCGGTGGGTACAGCCAACGGCAAGAACCCGATTTCGATCATTGTGCCTTGCCATCGGGTCATTGGTGCGGGCGGGGATCTGACGGGTTACGCCGGTGGCGTTGATCGCAAACGGGCGTTACTGGCGCTCGAGAACGCCAATGGCATGCCTGATTTTGAGCTGAAGGTTATCGGGGTCGTTTAG
- a CDS encoding AlkA N-terminal domain-containing protein, with amino-acid sequence MKTLDPDVCYAAFIARDRRFDGWFFMGVSTTGIYCRPMCPVRKPLARNCSFYATAAAAEQAGFRPCLRCRPELAPGHGLLDVSSRLAQAAARLIDEGFLSGRSLDALSDRVGVTSRHLRRIFEAEFGVSMIDYSQTQRLLIAKRLLTDTGMSMAEVALASGFGSVRRFNDVFQARYGLNPLRLRKTTNRGGEASMRFELSYRPPFSWAGVLEFLAHRCIAGVEHVDDESYTRVITVEQAGRRLAGWLTVSHAPLRHALVVTVSASLQSGIAQVLGRVRRVFDTGCRPDLVDAHLGPLVAGLPGMRVPGAFEGFEIAVRAVVGQQISVTQARLILGRIAERFGTAVDEAPFGLQHAFPTAEAIACLAAEDLIATGIIRIRAEAIISVAQEVAAGRIILEPLVPLDETLSALRHIRGIGEWTVQYIAMRALGWPNAFPEGDAVLKKHLGCATVAQLNEYASQWAPWRAYATVHVWRQREEAKK; translated from the coding sequence ATGAAAACTCTTGATCCAGATGTGTGCTATGCGGCCTTTATCGCCCGGGACCGCCGTTTTGACGGTTGGTTTTTCATGGGCGTATCGACGACCGGGATCTATTGTCGGCCCATGTGCCCGGTGCGTAAGCCACTGGCCAGAAATTGCAGTTTCTATGCAACGGCAGCGGCTGCCGAGCAGGCGGGCTTTCGTCCGTGCCTGCGCTGCCGCCCGGAACTGGCACCCGGCCACGGCTTGCTGGATGTCTCCAGTCGCTTGGCCCAGGCTGCCGCACGCTTGATAGACGAAGGCTTTTTAAGCGGCAGAAGCCTCGATGCCCTGTCTGATCGGGTTGGCGTGACCTCGCGGCATCTGCGGCGGATCTTCGAGGCCGAGTTTGGTGTGTCGATGATCGATTATTCCCAGACCCAGCGGCTGCTGATCGCCAAGCGTCTGTTGACCGATACAGGCATGTCCATGGCTGAAGTGGCGCTGGCTTCCGGGTTTGGCAGCGTCAGGCGTTTCAATGATGTCTTTCAGGCGCGTTATGGCCTCAACCCGTTGCGCTTGAGGAAGACGACGAACCGAGGCGGCGAGGCCAGCATGCGTTTCGAGTTGTCGTATCGGCCGCCTTTTTCATGGGCTGGCGTGCTGGAGTTTCTGGCGCATCGTTGTATTGCCGGGGTCGAGCATGTGGATGACGAGTCCTATACCCGGGTGATCACGGTCGAACAGGCGGGTCGCCGTCTGGCCGGCTGGCTGACAGTGAGCCATGCGCCATTGCGCCATGCTCTGGTGGTGACGGTGTCGGCCTCTCTTCAGTCGGGGATCGCTCAGGTATTGGGGCGCGTGCGGCGGGTGTTCGATACGGGCTGTCGGCCTGATCTGGTGGATGCCCATTTAGGCCCGCTGGTTGCCGGGTTGCCGGGCATGCGTGTACCGGGCGCTTTCGAGGGTTTCGAGATCGCGGTTCGGGCGGTGGTTGGCCAGCAGATATCGGTGACTCAGGCCCGGTTGATTCTGGGGCGTATCGCCGAGCGTTTCGGTACGGCGGTGGATGAGGCACCTTTCGGGCTGCAGCATGCGTTCCCGACGGCTGAAGCGATTGCCTGCCTGGCTGCGGAGGATCTGATTGCCACAGGTATCATCCGGATTCGTGCCGAGGCCATTATTTCCGTGGCTCAGGAAGTGGCGGCAGGGCGCATCATTCTCGAACCGCTGGTGCCTCTGGATGAAACCCTGTCAGCCTTGCGGCATATTCGCGGCATCGGTGAATGGACCGTGCAATATATCGCCATGCGCGCCTTGGGCTGGCCCAATGCCTTTCCCGAAGGCGATGCGGTACTCAAGAAACATCTAGGCTGTGCAACGGTCGCCCAGCTCAATGAATACGCCAGCCAGTGGGCTCCCTGGCGTGCTTACGCTACGGTGCATGTCTGGCGTCAACGTGAGGAGGCCAAAAAATGA
- the hemL gene encoding glutamate-1-semialdehyde 2,1-aminomutase, translating into MSRSETLFANAQKHIPGGVNSPVRAFKSVGGTPLFFKHAAGAYVTDEDDKRYVDYVGSWGPMILGHSHPQVLDAVRSQLEHGLSYGAPTAMETEMADLVCSLVPSMEMVRMVSSGTEATMSAIRLARGYTGRDSIIKFEGCYHGHSDSLLVKAGSGALTLGVPSSPGVPAAFAKHTLTVPFNDLEAVRQLLADVGQEVACIIVEPVAGNMNCVPPAPGYLQGLRALCDEHGVVLIFDEVMTGFRVALGGAQAYYGVTPDLSTFGKIIGGGMPVGCFGGKREIMSHIAPLGPVYQAGTLSGNPLAMAAGLTTLRLISREGFHDELSDYTRRLLEGLQQRADAAGIPFVTTQAGGMFGLYFSDAKEIVTFQDVMTSDADRFKRFFHLMLEGGVYLAPSAFEAGFTSIAHGEAELKLTLDAAEKAFAALK; encoded by the coding sequence ATGTCCCGTTCCGAAACACTCTTCGCCAACGCCCAGAAACACATCCCAGGCGGTGTCAACTCGCCGGTCCGCGCATTCAAGAGCGTTGGCGGCACGCCCCTGTTCTTCAAACATGCTGCCGGCGCTTACGTGACTGACGAAGACGACAAGCGTTATGTCGATTACGTCGGCTCCTGGGGACCGATGATTCTGGGCCACAGCCATCCGCAAGTGCTCGACGCCGTGCGCAGCCAACTGGAACACGGCCTGTCCTATGGTGCACCGACCGCCATGGAAACCGAAATGGCCGACCTGGTCTGCTCACTCGTGCCTTCCATGGAAATGGTACGCATGGTCAGCTCCGGCACCGAAGCGACCATGAGCGCGATTCGCCTGGCCCGTGGCTACACCGGCCGCGACAGCATCATCAAGTTTGAAGGCTGCTACCACGGCCACTCCGACAGCCTGCTGGTAAAAGCTGGCTCCGGCGCACTGACCCTGGGCGTGCCCAGCTCGCCCGGCGTTCCGGCAGCGTTCGCCAAACACACCCTGACCGTACCGTTCAATGACCTGGAAGCCGTCCGCCAGTTGCTGGCCGATGTCGGTCAGGAAGTGGCGTGCATCATCGTCGAGCCGGTCGCGGGCAACATGAACTGTGTTCCGCCTGCACCGGGCTACCTGCAAGGCCTGCGCGCCCTGTGCGACGAACATGGCGTGGTGCTGATCTTCGACGAAGTGATGACCGGTTTCCGCGTGGCACTCGGCGGCGCCCAGGCTTACTACGGCGTGACACCGGACCTGAGCACCTTCGGCAAAATCATTGGCGGCGGCATGCCTGTAGGCTGCTTTGGCGGCAAACGCGAAATCATGTCGCATATCGCACCGCTGGGTCCGGTCTATCAGGCCGGTACGCTGTCGGGCAACCCGCTGGCCATGGCCGCAGGCCTGACAACGTTGCGCCTGATCAGCCGCGAAGGCTTCCACGATGAGCTGAGCGACTACACGCGCCGCCTGCTCGAAGGCTTGCAGCAACGTGCCGACGCGGCGGGTATCCCGTTCGTGACCACTCAGGCGGGCGGCATGTTTGGCCTGTATTTCAGTGACGCCAAGGAAATCGTGACCTTCCAGGACGTCATGACCAGCGATGCCGACCGCTTCAAACGCTTCTTCCACCTGATGCTGGAAGGCGGCGTATACCTTGCGCCAAGCGCATTTGAAGCCGGCTTCACCTCCATCGCTCATGGCGAAGCGGAGCTGAAACTGACCCTGGATGCTGCCGAAAAAGCGTTCGCTGCGCTGAAATAA
- a CDS encoding tetratricopeptide repeat protein, which produces MNRTGRTLALGCLLLVYPLLTNAGSNSLLIPAVGRCTLNTQPENLPAALSACQQAAQSGDAQAQYELGEFYYEGQNTPRDLPQALNYFEQASLLGHAQAQYQLGLMFARGEGVQANNIQAYIVLKMAAVNGSEEALDAADEVSAKMKRDELEVATQVLGQIFRKYLMELQTAEGRSPFSPLP; this is translated from the coding sequence ATGAACCGCACCGGCCGCACCCTTGCATTGGGCTGCCTGTTGCTTGTCTATCCCCTGCTGACCAATGCAGGGAGCAACTCGTTGTTAATCCCAGCGGTGGGTCGTTGTACCCTCAATACTCAGCCCGAGAATCTTCCGGCTGCGCTTTCGGCATGCCAGCAAGCTGCACAATCGGGGGATGCACAAGCGCAATACGAGCTGGGCGAGTTCTATTACGAAGGCCAGAACACCCCTCGTGACCTGCCACAGGCGCTGAACTATTTCGAGCAGGCGTCGTTGCTGGGCCATGCGCAGGCGCAGTATCAGTTGGGCTTGATGTTCGCCCGCGGCGAAGGCGTGCAGGCCAATAACATTCAGGCGTATATCGTGCTGAAGATGGCGGCGGTCAATGGCTCGGAAGAAGCGCTGGATGCGGCGGACGAAGTATCGGCCAAGATGAAGCGCGACGAACTGGAAGTCGCGACCCAGGTGCTGGGCCAGATCTTCCGCAAATACCTGATGGAACTGCAAACCGCTGAAGGGCGCAGCCCGTTCTCGCCACTGCCCTGA
- a CDS encoding DUF1820 family protein, with protein sequence MTKREAPIYKVIFLNQGQVFEMYAKQIYQSDLWGFLEVEEFVFGERTTVVVDPSEEKLKAQFEGVVRSFVPMHSIVRIDEVERMGTPKISEARGGGNVMPFPMPMPEK encoded by the coding sequence ATGACCAAACGCGAAGCTCCAATCTACAAGGTTATTTTCCTCAACCAGGGCCAGGTGTTCGAGATGTACGCCAAGCAGATCTATCAGAGCGATCTGTGGGGATTTCTGGAAGTGGAAGAGTTCGTCTTCGGCGAGCGCACGACTGTCGTGGTTGATCCCAGCGAAGAAAAGCTCAAGGCACAGTTCGAGGGCGTGGTGCGCAGTTTCGTGCCGATGCATTCGATTGTGCGTATCGACGAGGTCGAGCGCATGGGTACGCCAAAGATCAGCGAGGCGCGTGGAGGTGGCAATGTAATGCCGTTTCCGATGCCAATGCCTGAAAAGTAG
- the miaB gene encoding tRNA (N6-isopentenyl adenosine(37)-C2)-methylthiotransferase MiaB: protein MAKKLYIETHGCQMNEYDSSRMVDLLGEHQALEVTARAEDADVILLNTCSIRERAQDRVYSQLGRWRELKLANPEMVIAVGGCVASQEGAAIRDRAPYVDVVFGPQTLHRLPEMIDTARITRLPQVDVSFPEIEKFDHLPEPRIDGPSAYVSVMEGCSKYCTFCVVPYTRGEEVSRPFDDVLAEVIHLAENGVREITLLGQNVNGYRGTTHDGRVADLADLIRVVAAVDGIDRIRYTTSHPLEFSDSLIQAHAEVPELVKHLHLPVQSGSDRVLAAMKRNHTTLEYKSKLRKLKAAVPGISISSDFIVGFPGETEKDFENTMKLIQDVGFDFSFSFIYSPRPGTPAADLKDDTPEALKKERLAALQHRLNQQGFEISRQMVGSTQRILVTDYSKKDPGELQGRTENNRIVNFRCDNPKLIGQFADVHIDDAQPHSLRGSLLQ, encoded by the coding sequence ATGGCCAAGAAGCTTTATATCGAAACCCACGGTTGCCAGATGAACGAGTACGACAGCTCGCGCATGGTCGATCTGCTGGGCGAACATCAAGCCCTGGAAGTCACCGCTCGCGCGGAAGATGCCGACGTGATCCTGCTCAATACCTGCTCGATTCGCGAGCGAGCCCAGGATCGGGTCTACTCCCAACTGGGTCGCTGGCGTGAACTGAAGCTGGCCAACCCAGAGATGGTCATCGCTGTCGGTGGTTGCGTCGCCAGTCAGGAAGGCGCGGCCATTCGTGATCGCGCTCCTTACGTGGACGTGGTCTTCGGCCCGCAAACCCTGCACCGCCTGCCGGAAATGATCGACACCGCACGCATCACCCGCCTGCCTCAGGTGGATGTGTCGTTCCCGGAAATCGAGAAATTCGACCACCTGCCCGAGCCGCGCATCGACGGGCCAAGTGCCTATGTGTCGGTGATGGAAGGTTGCAGCAAGTACTGCACGTTCTGCGTCGTGCCTTATACCCGTGGTGAAGAAGTCAGCCGTCCGTTCGATGACGTACTGGCAGAAGTCATTCACCTGGCCGAAAACGGCGTGCGTGAAATCACGCTGCTGGGCCAGAACGTCAACGGCTATCGCGGCACGACCCATGACGGCCGCGTCGCCGATCTGGCCGACCTGATCCGCGTGGTTGCGGCAGTCGATGGTATCGACCGCATCCGCTACACCACTTCACACCCTCTGGAGTTTTCCGACAGCCTGATCCAGGCCCACGCCGAAGTGCCGGAACTGGTCAAACACCTGCACCTGCCGGTGCAATCAGGCTCCGACCGTGTCCTGGCGGCCATGAAGCGCAATCACACCACGCTGGAATACAAATCCAAGCTGCGCAAACTCAAGGCTGCCGTGCCGGGTATCAGCATCAGTTCGGACTTCATCGTCGGCTTTCCGGGCGAAACCGAGAAAGACTTCGAGAACACCATGAAGCTGATCCAGGACGTGGGTTTCGATTTTTCGTTCTCGTTCATCTACAGCCCGCGCCCTGGTACGCCAGCCGCCGATCTGAAAGACGACACCCCGGAAGCCCTCAAAAAGGAACGCCTGGCGGCCCTGCAACATCGTCTCAACCAGCAGGGTTTCGAGATCAGCCGACAAATGGTCGGCAGCACCCAGCGCATCCTGGTGACCGATTACTCGAAAAAGGACCCCGGCGAGTTGCAAGGGCGCACCGAAAACAACCGGATCGTCAACTTTCGCTGCGACAACCCCAAGCTGATCGGGCAATTCGCCGATGTGCACATTGACGATGCACAGCCGCATTCGCTGCGTGGTTCGCTGTTGCAGTAG
- a CDS encoding PhoH family protein: protein MNAPTEPHRFILEPFEAHRFANLCGQLDEHLRLIEQRLDIEIRNRGNQFELIGESRQTTSAENLLRRLYRETKGTDLTPDMVHLFLQESGVDGLDNHPAAEVGVALRTKKGMIRPRGLNQQRYVKEILGNDINFGIGPAGTGKTYLAVACAVDALEREQIRRILLVRPAVEAGEKLGFLPGDLAQKIDPYLRPLYDALYEMLGFEYVAKLIEKQVIEVAPLAYMRGRTLNNSFIILDESQNTTVEQMKMFLTRIGFGSTAVITGDITQVDLPKGTKSGLTHVIDVLKDVPGISFTHFKPKDVVRHPLVQRIVEAYERFDDRFSDTQSSSVNSSRDSRRDA, encoded by the coding sequence TTGAACGCTCCCACAGAACCTCATCGCTTCATCCTCGAACCTTTCGAGGCCCATCGTTTCGCCAACTTGTGCGGGCAACTCGACGAGCATCTGCGCTTGATCGAACAACGCCTGGACATCGAGATCCGCAATCGCGGCAATCAATTCGAGCTCATTGGCGAGTCCCGGCAAACCACCTCGGCTGAAAACCTTCTGCGCCGCCTGTACCGTGAAACCAAAGGTACGGACCTGACGCCAGACATGGTTCACCTGTTCCTGCAGGAATCCGGTGTCGACGGGCTGGACAACCATCCGGCCGCCGAAGTGGGCGTGGCCCTGCGCACCAAGAAAGGCATGATTCGCCCACGCGGCTTGAATCAGCAGCGTTACGTCAAGGAAATACTCGGGAACGACATCAACTTCGGCATCGGCCCTGCGGGGACCGGCAAGACCTATCTGGCCGTCGCCTGTGCGGTGGATGCCCTGGAGCGCGAGCAGATCCGCCGCATCCTGCTGGTGCGTCCGGCCGTGGAAGCGGGTGAAAAGCTCGGCTTCCTGCCCGGCGACCTGGCCCAGAAGATCGACCCCTATCTGCGCCCGCTCTACGACGCCCTCTACGAAATGCTGGGCTTCGAATACGTCGCCAAGCTGATCGAGAAGCAGGTCATTGAAGTTGCACCGCTGGCCTACATGCGCGGACGCACCCTTAATAACAGCTTCATCATTCTCGACGAAAGTCAGAACACCACCGTCGAGCAGATGAAAATGTTCCTGACCCGTATTGGCTTTGGCTCTACCGCCGTCATCACGGGTGACATTACCCAGGTCGACCTGCCCAAGGGCACGAAGTCGGGCCTGACTCATGTCATCGATGTTCTCAAGGACGTACCGGGCATCAGCTTCACCCATTTCAAACCCAAGGACGTGGTTCGCCATCCGCTGGTGCAGCGCATCGTCGAAGCCTATGAGCGCTTCGATGACCGTTTCAGCGACACGCAGAGCAGCAGCGTCAATTCCTCACGGGACAGCCGCCGCGATGCTTGA
- the ybeY gene encoding rRNA maturation RNase YbeY, translating to MLELDLQLASETKAPSEAQFRLWCEMGLRQRSADSELTIRLVDEPEGRELNHTWRHKDYATNVLSFPADVPDDMLDIPLLGDLVICVPVVNREAQEQGKAVDAHWAHMVIHGCLHLLGYDHIDDEEAEEMEALERTLLEELGYPDPYADDESAEHQPSETTSKDHE from the coding sequence ATGCTTGAGCTGGATCTGCAACTGGCAAGCGAAACCAAAGCCCCCAGCGAAGCCCAGTTCCGCCTCTGGTGCGAAATGGGCCTGCGCCAGCGCAGCGCCGATTCGGAGCTGACCATCCGTCTGGTCGACGAACCCGAAGGGCGCGAACTTAATCACACATGGCGGCACAAAGATTACGCCACCAACGTGCTTTCCTTTCCTGCGGACGTGCCCGACGACATGCTGGACATCCCGCTGCTGGGCGATCTGGTCATCTGCGTGCCGGTGGTCAATCGCGAAGCACAGGAACAAGGCAAGGCCGTTGATGCGCATTGGGCGCACATGGTCATTCACGGCTGCCTTCATCTGCTTGGTTACGACCATATCGACGATGAAGAGGCCGAAGAAATGGAAGCACTGGAACGAACGTTGCTTGAGGAACTGGGCTATCCGGATCCTTATGCAGACGACGAAAGCGCCGAACATCAACCTTCAGAAACGACAAGCAAGGATCACGAGTAA
- a CDS encoding HlyC/CorC family transporter gives MSEDRSSNGQKSWLGKLTQAFVHEPKNRQELLELLREAQQNKLLDSEALAIVEGAIQVADLQVRDIMVPRSQMISIKATQTPREFLPAVIDAAHSRYPVIGESHDDVLGVLLAKDLLPLILKADGDSDDIKSLLRPATFVPESKRLNVLLREFRANHNHMAIVIDEYGGVAGLVTIEDVLEQIVGDIEDEHDVEEDSYIKPLPSGDFLVKALTPIESFNEFFDSEFSDDEFDTVGGLVMNAFGHLPKRNEITEIGAYRFRVLSADSRRIHLLRLSPISRP, from the coding sequence ATGAGCGAAGACCGATCGAGCAACGGACAAAAGTCATGGCTGGGTAAACTGACCCAGGCTTTTGTCCACGAGCCGAAAAACCGCCAGGAGCTGCTTGAGCTGCTACGCGAAGCCCAACAGAACAAACTGCTGGACAGCGAAGCGCTGGCCATTGTCGAAGGGGCCATTCAGGTGGCTGACCTGCAAGTACGCGACATCATGGTGCCGCGCTCGCAGATGATCAGCATCAAGGCGACCCAGACACCCCGCGAATTCCTGCCAGCTGTCATCGATGCCGCACATTCGCGCTATCCGGTGATCGGCGAAAGCCACGACGACGTGCTCGGCGTGCTGCTGGCCAAGGATCTGCTGCCGCTGATCCTCAAGGCCGACGGCGACAGCGACGACATCAAGAGCCTGCTGCGCCCGGCGACATTCGTCCCCGAGTCCAAGCGCCTCAACGTGCTGCTGCGCGAGTTCCGCGCCAACCACAACCACATGGCCATCGTCATTGACGAATACGGCGGTGTGGCCGGTCTGGTGACCATCGAAGACGTGCTGGAACAGATCGTCGGCGACATCGAGGACGAGCATGACGTCGAAGAGGACAGCTACATCAAACCGCTGCCCAGCGGCGACTTTCTGGTCAAGGCCCTGACTCCCATCGAGAGCTTCAACGAGTTCTTCGACAGCGAATTCTCCGATGACGAATTCGATACGGTCGGCGGGCTGGTCATGAATGCATTCGGTCATTTGCCCAAGCGCAACGAAATCACCGAAATCGGTGCCTATCGTTTCCGTGTCCTGAGCGCTGACAGCCGTCGCATTCACTTACTACGCCTGAGCCCTATCTCTCGCCCGTAA